The sequence TCAACAAAAGCTTCCGGGCCTTAGACTTGAgacccccgcgccgccgttccAATCGAAGGCTTCTCGCCATCGTCCAGCAAAATGGGCAGAATATTCATAGAAGGACAAAATGAAAAAAAAGCATTAGGGGCAGCAAGCAAGTGAAGCAATACAGAAGTAAGTTTGCCTTCTTGATGAGGCTGTCCCCAGGCGTTTGCGCACGGGGCTCTAGAGCACCACCGCACGGAGCAACTGTTGTCGCGAGAAGCATCGGAACCCCTCTCGAATGGCTTCGTCCTCGTTGGTGTTCAGTTGCCGAAGCACTCCAGGCTGCCCCAAGACAATATCTCCGTAGCCTGTTAGCCGCTGAACCCACACAGAAGGCCATTTCAAAAAATAAAACGCCTCCAACCCCTCCGCCTTGGCCTTTACACGTTCGTAGGCATGCGTGAGTGCATTTACCGGCTCACCGCGAGAGTGCCTTGTGACATGCATCGTAGAATATACAAAAGCATCCAACTCGTGGATATTTCAGTCAGCGTTACTGTAATCCCCCAGTCCTCTCAGCCGCGTGCGGCACGCAGAAGAGTTCCATGTGTCCCTGTCTCTCTATCCACGAGGGGCTTCTGCTGAACTCTCTCCACAGGAGATCCTTTTCGGTTCGCCTCGCTTCTGCCTTTCACGTGTCTCGCGTGCCCACAGAGTGCacgcacgcggaggcagaagagtAACTATCATCGAGCCCGCATCTGCGGTGCCTGGGTTTTAAAGATGCCCTGATGCATGCATGGCCATGTGAATTTCTTCTGAAGTTTGCGTACCGGGGCCCACTGCTGGAGGAGGTAGTGAGACAGCGGAAATCCGTACAGGAGGCCGCGTTCCATTGCGCGGACGGCTTCGGCCCAGCTGCGGcccgcttctcgccgccaCTCCGGGGGTAAAAGAGTGTTTTTTCGCAGTTGGTCGTCGTACTCCCTTTTGTCTTTGATGTGCAGCAGGAACTCGAATGCGGATTTGAAGTTCCCGCGATAGGCGTCACAcgtccgctgcagcggccgctctcGGTTACCCCCCAAGTAGCCCTGCGGCTGCCCGGCGGAAGTGTGTGAGCACTGTCCAGTGGACGTCAGGTTGAAGTCCGGGGGAGCCTCGAAGATCTGAACAGACACGCCGGCAGCAGAAGCCACTCTGCGCATTGGCGTGCGGCCGCCAAGCCGCGGTCAAGCACCACGACGTGGAAGCTCGGGTGCATACACGCAAGTCGTCTCCCTTGTTTCCCGCCCAAATGAGATGAACTGTACGTCTGCGCTTCTGCGCGAGGGGCGACACGCAGGAGGTCGGCGAAACTTCACGGATGGggcacacacatacatatacacatgtctcTGACGCCAGGAACGCGCGAGCGGGTGGCTGCGCGAACCTCAAGACCGGGGCAGAACGCGAGGGGCTGTGTCTTGTCAGTGCCACGTACCGTGACAACAGTGCTTCCGAAGCGGAACGCGCCGAGTTCCTGACTCGCGCACATGGGGACGTGAACTTGCTTTTCGTAGACATCCGTGTAGCCGGAACAGAGCCCAAGTTTCAGCCGAGAGCCAAGAGGGTTCTCCTCCCACGCCAGATTCAAGCCGCCCACGAATATGGCCGCCACCATCGTCACCGAGAAAAACAGCTTCGCGTCTTTCTTTTCAGGGTCCCAGTGACCCACCAACGACGTCCGCTCGTACTGATGCAGCACTGCGCCATCTTCGAGGGTGCGGCGGTTCACCTGAAAAGGCGGGACGCCTGCCAAGGCCCAAATGCATCTGCGGAGTCGCAGCAAGAACTGCGCTCTCTTTGGCAAGTCACCGCGCGACATGCGGCCTAGCACCGCTCGCGTCCTCAACAGCAGAGGCGCACAGGACCACATAAGCGCGCCTATCTACACGTGAAGAGGCTCCGTGGTAGTCGTCTGCCGCAACAGGCCTGCACCCAGGGAGGCTACGGGGGTACGACGGGTCCAACCTAAAACCGCAGACTCACAGCTGCGCTCAGACTTGCATGCCCGCGTGCACGAATGGCCGCGGCGATGCAAGACAGAAGCAATTCCCTACAGAGGTACCGAAGCAATGGCAACTCACGCCGAACGCAACACACTCAGCGGCAACTCAGCGACCCGCAGAAGGCATGCGTCGCGGACCAACTGAGAGCATCGCCGCCAacgcgcgcgggcagcgacCTCGCGCGCTCATGCGACTCGTCCGTGTGCGAAGCTTACAGGGAATGCAGCCGGGGATGTACATTTGCAATTTGATGGTCCAGTCGGCAGGCGAGTGAACACGGTGGTAGTCGCTGGGGGCGAGATGGTTGATGGAGACGTAGAGCCGTTTCTCAGGCGATTGCAGGCGAATCAGCTCGGAATCAATGGATCCGAAGAGGAACTGTCGCAGGCGAAACGTTCTCGACTTGACCTGTACAGACGCACGAACAACACGCCACTCGCTAGAAAATGATTCCTGGACAAAAGTGCGAAAAAGCAATCCACCCGCCACTGCCGCACCCGGTgctgcgctcggcgccgcccgagaACGAGCgtcgacgcgcagcgccacaCACGCGCCCTGCAGAAGGCAATTCCTTCCGCGGACGTGCGGCAGGAAAACGTGGTTCATCTGCAGGCAACGCCGCCGTCGGGGGCGTTCATGCTGCTATGCActgaaggcggagacggcgggcATCACGTCATGCCTTCCAACCCTGACATCTCTCACCTGTGAAATGAGCTCGTTGGTGATGACACTGTCTGCAACAGGTCGAACTGCGTAAGTGTCTCAGACATGTGAGAGCACAGCGGAGAGAACGGCGTCTTGGCAATTGTTCCAGGCGGCCTCCCACACAAACTGCCGATAAACTTTGTGAAGCTGTAGGCCAACGGAAGTGTGCTGCACGTTTCCTCCACAGCAATGCCTGTTGAAGCGGTGTGGAATCTTACTCTGTGACATGCTAGGTAATGGCTTCTCGAGCATGGAACCGCATGCCTTCCACCGGCCGTTCGCCAGAACAGCAATATTGACGAAGAGTAGGTAGTCTTCCAGGCTCGAATCCTCTCGGAGAAGTCGTCGCTTTCTATACAGGATGAAAGAATGGCAATCACTGTTCTGCCGTTGGGTTGGCACAAGCCCTCCTACCCACGATTTTAAGGATCCGCCACGGCTGAAAAGCCAAAAGCAACAGCTAAGAGCTCGGAATGaaccgcggacgcgcgcacTGGTTCACAGGATACCGCGTAGCATGCTCCAACACGCTAGGTGATGCTCGAAGCAGACAGTCATTCCTGTATgccagcggcgggcgcgccgtgGATGGTGAAAGGAATACTTGGACCGCCCGCTGAAATGTGTTCTTCACCGATGGAAATGCCACACGGCTGCGGCCCCGGTAGGCAGATCTACGTGCACGTCGTGGGGCGGGCAGTAACGTTACAGCAATTGCAGAGGCTTGTGAAGGATCCTTCTCTCAGGCTAGTAAATCTGCATGGGACGGCGCCTTGATCGTGGACCTACGGAGAAGTTGTGTTTGAATAAGGGACTTTGACAGAGTGAGTTGCGTTCTAGCGGCACCACATCTCCAGCATCCCTCTTCACGTCAACGATCCCTGACTCTTTATTCCTTCAAGCTCTTCCAGGGTGAAGACTGCAACTTCGCTGGCGCGTGTCAACAGAGTGGGACTTGAACTGGCTTGCACTCCTACAGAAGCCGCTCAGAAACGTGACCACCACTGGCCTGTTCGGGAAACGTGCTGCTTCAACCTTCTCATGAAAGCTGTAAGTCACTGCTCTGCGTTACCGGGATCGTCAGGCTGCATGTTCCAGTGTAGCGCATAGGGGTGCCGCGGTTCTGTCTTGTGTGCGGCACTAGCCTCACTTAGTCATTCACCATGGCAAGGCAGAAAGAATGCACATATCCAATGTATGGCCGTGGTCCGAAACAAGAGCGAAGACAGAGCATCATCCAAATGCCGCCCGAATGCTCAGTCGGAATGGCATGCAGTCTTAACAATGGAACTTCCTCTGGGCAAGGAGAAAAAAGTCTACGGGGCCAAGCGGTGCGCA is a genomic window of Besnoitia besnoiti strain Bb-Ger1 chromosome IV, whole genome shotgun sequence containing:
- a CDS encoding phosphatidylserine decarboxylase (encoded by transcript BESB_052800), giving the protein MLEKPLPSMSQIRPVADSVITNELISQVKSRTFRLRQFLFGSIDSELIRLQSPEKRLYVSINHLAPSDYHRVHSPADWTIKLQMYIPGCIPCVPPFQVNRRTLEDGAVLHQYERTSLVGHWDPEKKDAKLFFSVTMVAAIFVGGLNLAWEENPLGSRLKLGLCSGYTDVYEKQVHVPMCASQELGAFRFGSTVVTIFEAPPDFNLTSTGQCSHTSAGQPQGYLGGNRERPLQRTCDAYRGNFKSAFEFLLHIKDKREYDDQLRKNTLLPPEWRREAGRSWAEAVRAMERGLLYGFPLSHYLLQQWAPRLTGYGDIVLGQPGVLRQLNTNEDEAIREGFRCFSRQQLLRAVVL
- a CDS encoding hypothetical protein (encoded by transcript BESB_052790) — its product is MNILPILLDDGEKPSIGTAARGSQV